In Phyllostomus discolor isolate MPI-MPIP mPhyDis1 chromosome 2, mPhyDis1.pri.v3, whole genome shotgun sequence, the following are encoded in one genomic region:
- the ACTRT3 gene encoding actin-related protein T3 isoform X1: MSNYQRRVVIDNGSGVIKAGLAGSREPHFIYPNIIGRAKGHSWAAEGAQELWVGDQAQERRGSLSISYPVERGLITSWGDMEITWKHIYDYNLKLKPCEAPVLITEPALNPLANRQQITEVFFEHLGVPAFYMSIQGVLALFAAGFTTGFVMNSGAGITQCVPIFEGYCLPHGVQQLHLAGLDLTNHLTMLLKDHGIMLLGAADRKIVADIKETSCYVAMNYEEEIAKKSSTIEKAYQLPDGKMVKLHDQLFRCPEALFSPSLMNLETPGIDKMCFSSIMKCDSDLRNSFFSNIILAGGSTLFPGLDKRLVKDIANVAPANTPVQVIAPPERKISVWMGGSILASLSAFQDMWITAAEFKEVGPNIVHQRCF; the protein is encoded by the exons ATGAGCAACTACCAGAGACGGGTGGTGATCGACAACGGCTCGGGAGTGATTAAGGCGGGCCTGGCTGGATCCCGGGAGCCCCATTTTATCTACCCGAACATTATCGGCCGGGCCAAAGGCCACAGTTGGGCGGCGGAGGGCGCGCAGGAGCTGTGGGTGGGTGACCAAGCGCAGGAGAGAAGAGGCTCGCTGAGCATCAG CTACCCAGTGGAGCGTGGTCTCATTACTTCCTGGGgggacatggagatcacatggaagcaTATCTATGACTACAATCTGAAGCTAAAGCCCTGTGAAGCCCCAGTCTTGATTACTGAGCCAGCACTGAACCCATTGGCCAACCGACAACAGATCACTGAAGTGTTTTTTGAGCATCTGGGGGTTCCTGCCTTCTATATGTCCATCCAGGGGGTGCTGGCTCTCTTTGCTGCTGGCTTCACAACTGGCTTTGTGATGAATTCAGGTGCTGGGATTACCCAGTGTGTCCCCATTTTTGAAGGTTACTGTCTTCCTCATGGTGTCCAGCAACTACATCTGGCTGGCCTTGACCTCACCAACCACCTCACAATGCTGTTGAAGGACCATGGCATCATGCTGCTTGGTGCTGCAGACAGAAAAATTGTTGCAGACATTAAGGAAACCTCTTGTTATGTGGCAATGAACTATGAAGAGGAAATAGCCAAGAAATCTAGTACTATAGAGAAAGCTTACCAACTACCTGATGGGAAGATGGTCAAGCTCCATGACCAGCTCTTTCGATGTCCAGAGGccctcttctctccatctctcatgAACCTTGAGACTCCTGGCATTGATAAGATGTGCTTCAGCAGCATAATGAAATGCGATTCAGATTTGAggaattcctttttctccaatATTATCCTTGCTGGGGGATCAACCTTGTTCCCTGGTTTAGACAAGCGGCTAGTTAAAGATATAGCAAACGTGGCACCTGCCAATACCCCTGTGCAAGTTATAGCTCCCCCAGAAAGGAAAATATCAGTGTGGATGGGAGGCTCTATTCTGGCATCCCTGTCTGCCTTCCAGGACATGTGGATCACTGCTGCAGAATTTAAAGAAGTTGGTCCCAACATAGTACACCAGAGATGCTTCTAA
- the ACTRT3 gene encoding actin-related protein T3 isoform X2 encodes MSYPVERGLITSWGDMEITWKHIYDYNLKLKPCEAPVLITEPALNPLANRQQITEVFFEHLGVPAFYMSIQGVLALFAAGFTTGFVMNSGAGITQCVPIFEGYCLPHGVQQLHLAGLDLTNHLTMLLKDHGIMLLGAADRKIVADIKETSCYVAMNYEEEIAKKSSTIEKAYQLPDGKMVKLHDQLFRCPEALFSPSLMNLETPGIDKMCFSSIMKCDSDLRNSFFSNIILAGGSTLFPGLDKRLVKDIANVAPANTPVQVIAPPERKISVWMGGSILASLSAFQDMWITAAEFKEVGPNIVHQRCF; translated from the exons ATGAG CTACCCAGTGGAGCGTGGTCTCATTACTTCCTGGGgggacatggagatcacatggaagcaTATCTATGACTACAATCTGAAGCTAAAGCCCTGTGAAGCCCCAGTCTTGATTACTGAGCCAGCACTGAACCCATTGGCCAACCGACAACAGATCACTGAAGTGTTTTTTGAGCATCTGGGGGTTCCTGCCTTCTATATGTCCATCCAGGGGGTGCTGGCTCTCTTTGCTGCTGGCTTCACAACTGGCTTTGTGATGAATTCAGGTGCTGGGATTACCCAGTGTGTCCCCATTTTTGAAGGTTACTGTCTTCCTCATGGTGTCCAGCAACTACATCTGGCTGGCCTTGACCTCACCAACCACCTCACAATGCTGTTGAAGGACCATGGCATCATGCTGCTTGGTGCTGCAGACAGAAAAATTGTTGCAGACATTAAGGAAACCTCTTGTTATGTGGCAATGAACTATGAAGAGGAAATAGCCAAGAAATCTAGTACTATAGAGAAAGCTTACCAACTACCTGATGGGAAGATGGTCAAGCTCCATGACCAGCTCTTTCGATGTCCAGAGGccctcttctctccatctctcatgAACCTTGAGACTCCTGGCATTGATAAGATGTGCTTCAGCAGCATAATGAAATGCGATTCAGATTTGAggaattcctttttctccaatATTATCCTTGCTGGGGGATCAACCTTGTTCCCTGGTTTAGACAAGCGGCTAGTTAAAGATATAGCAAACGTGGCACCTGCCAATACCCCTGTGCAAGTTATAGCTCCCCCAGAAAGGAAAATATCAGTGTGGATGGGAGGCTCTATTCTGGCATCCCTGTCTGCCTTCCAGGACATGTGGATCACTGCTGCAGAATTTAAAGAAGTTGGTCCCAACATAGTACACCAGAGATGCTTCTAA